TTCCCTTTTTCACGAAAAGATAAATCATGAATACCGAACGTTTAAAAGAACTCAAATTCACCAGTTGGTGTATTGACAATGCTACCAGCATTTATGTATTCACCCTGATTATTGTCTTTTCCGGATTCTCTATATATCAAAGTCTGCCTAAGGAATTGTTCCCCGATGTGGTGGTGCCAACTATTTCGATCGTGACGATATATCCCGGTGCTACGCCGGAGGATATTGAAACACTCATCACGAAGCCGATTGAAAAGCAGGTTAAAGGATTGAACGGCGTGAAGAAGGTGACGAGCAATTCTCTTTCCGATGTTTCGATTATGACGGTCGAGTTTGGTACGAGTCTTGATCCGGTTGTATGTAAACAACGGGTAACCGATGCGGTGGCGAAAGGGAAAAAAGACTTGCCGAACGACTTGAAGAATGATCCGCAGATTCAGGAGTTTGACATCAATGAGTTGCCGATTATGAACATTAATCTCGCCGGCGATTTTCCACTCGATCAGATTAAGAAGTATGCTAAAGACTTGAAAGACCGCATTGAAAGCATGAAGGAAATTACCCGCGTGGATATTGTGGGTGGAGTGGATCGTGAAATACAGGTGAACGTGGACATGTATAAAATGACTGCGGCCGGGATTACCTTTATGGATATTGAGAATGCCATTCAGCGCGAAAACCTGAACATATCGGGTGGTGAGGTGCGCGTAGATGACCTGCGACGCAACTTGCGCGTAACCGGTCAGTTCAAGCAGCCCAAGGAACTGGAGAATATTGTCATTCGTTCATTTACCGGCACTACGGTTTTTCTAAAGGACATTGCTTCTGTAGAAGACTGGTATGCCGAGAAGCAAGACTTTGCGCAGCTCGACCACAAACCGGTGGTCACTTTGAATGTGGTGAAGCGCAGTGGTGAAAACTTGATCAATGCCACCGATCAGATTTATACGATTCTCGACGATTATCAGGCGAACAAATTTCCACAGGGTCTTCATGTCAAAGTGACCGGCGATACTTCAGAAAATACCCGCGACCAATTGCACGAGTTGTTGAACACTGTGATTCTCGGTTTTATTTTTGTGGTATTCATTCTCATGTTTTTCATGGGCTTCAGCAATGCCTTCTTTGTGGGTCTTTCTGTTCCGCTCGCCACGCTCGCGGCTTTCCTCTTCATGCCTAGTTTGGGGATGACGATGAATGTAATGGTACTCTTCTCTTTACTATTGGCTCTTGGAATTGTCGTGGATGATGCTATTGTGGTAATTGAAAATACTCACCGGATTTATAACCGTTACGACCTCTCTATTCAAAAGTCGGCGAAGTATGCCGCCGGTGAAGTATTCATTCCGGTTTTGGCGGGAACACTCACTACCCTTGCCCCATTCTTCCCGCTGCTTTTCTGGCCCGGCATTGTCGGTAAGTTCATGAGGAATCTGCCTGTCACACTCATTATCACCCTAGGCGCATCTCTCTTCGTAGCTTTCGTTATGAATCCGGTATTTGCCGTTTCGTTTATGTCTAAGGACGACCACGACAGTAAGCCCAAGTTGAAAGATTATACTAAGGGCTTCGTATTCTTTGGTGTGATAGCCATCATTGCTTATATCACCAAACATTTCGGGGTCGGCAATTTTGCTTTGTTATTCCTCCTCCTTATTTTGTTTTACCATTTTGTATTGCGTCACGCCATCACCGCATGGCAAACTAAGTTGTGGCCGAAGGTTATGAGAGCTTACCGTAAAATGCTTCGTGTTTTCATCAAGGGCTATCGTCCGCTTTGGGTTCCGCTGGGCGCTTTTGCTTTGTTGATTCTAAGTTGGATGGTGTATCTCTCCACCAAACCGCAGATTGAATTTTTCCCTAGCGGCAACCCCAACTTTGTTTACGTCTATTGCAAACTTCCGATGGGTACCGATGCGAATGTTACCGATTCTGTCACCCGCTTGATTGAACAGCGTGTTTACAAGGTAATCGGTGAAGACAATCCAGATGTCACTTCGGTTATCTCTAATGTAGGACTTGGAGCCGGCGATCCTCAAAATCCAGATAAAGTAGCGACTCCGAACAAGAGCAAGGTAACTGTTGCCTTTAAGAAATATGCCCAACGCCAAAAGCCCAATACATCTGTTTGGCTTAATAAAATTCGTGAAGAGTTCAAGAGCGGTGTATCCGGTGCCGAGATCTCTGTAGAAAAGGAAAGTCATGGCCCGCCGGTGGGGAAACCTATAAACATCGAAATCATCGGCGATGATTTTGCCGAGTTGCAAAAGCTTTCTAATAAGCTCAAAGGTGAAATTGATAAAGAAGGAATTGAAGGTATTGCTGAATTGAAAAGTGATCTGCAAATCAGTAAACCTGAAATCATTATTGATCTTGATAAAGAAAAGATGCAGCGCGAAGGCATCTCGCTGGGCCAGGTAGGGGGTGAACTGCGCACCGCCCTCTTCGGTAAAGAGGCTTCTAAGTTTCGCGACAAGAGCGAAGACGCTCCTATCCAGCTTCGCCTCCGTGCCGAAGACCGCCGCCACTTAGAACAACTCCTGAATATCAATATATCCTACATGGATATGAGCATCGGCCAATTCCGCCAAGTGCCGCTCTCTTCCATTGCCACCACGCGATATGACAACTCTATCAGCGTCATCAATCGTAAAAATCAGCACCGCCTCGTCACGCTTTCTTCCGATGTCACCGACGACCACAGCGCCAACGAAATCATTCCCCAGATTGAACTTATCATCGCCAACATGGATGTCCCCGAGGGTTATGACATCAAAATGACGGGCGAACAAGAACAACAAAAAGAAACTTCTGACTTTCTCGGCACTGCCTTCCTTGGTGCTCTTGGCCTTATGTTCCTTATACTCGTTATCCAATTCAATTCTGTCATCAAGCCGCTCATCATTTTTACCACCGTTCTCTTTTCTCTTATCGGTATTGCCGTGGGCTTTTCCATCACGCACATGAAGCTTTCCATCGTTATGTCCGGTGTCGGCTTGTTCGCGCTAGCAGGTATCGTGATACGAAATGGAATCCTTCTCATTGAATTTATTGACGAAATGCGTGAGCGCGGATCGGATGTAGAAGAAGCAGTAGTCGAAGGCGGTGCCACCCGTATGACCCCGGTCATTCTCACCGCTGCCGCTGCTATCCTAGGTTTAATACCGCTTGCTGTAGGGCTGAACATGGACTTTGAAAAGCTATTTTCCGAGTTCAATCCACACTTTTATATCGGTGGCGACAATGTTATGTTTTGGGGGCCGTTGGCTTGGACCATGATTTTCGGTTTAGTTACGGCCACGTTCCTCACGCTACTTGTTGTACCGGCCATCTACATGTTGGGTCACAAAGTGCGTACACGTCTTAAAAAACACATGCCTTGGATTAAACTGCTCTAAGCAATAAATATTTGGGCGGCAACCTAGATTTTACCGAGACATCAAGGTAGAATATGAGGTTTAGAATCATCACTCACTGTGGTGAGTTTGAACCTCTTATCTTCAACCTGTCTTTATGCAGACATTCTTTAACTCAGTAAAAAAACGCATCGCTTCCCAACCGCCTCGACCTACTCCAGAGGCTTTCATGCCGCCGAATGGAGTACGCAAATCGCGCAACAGCCAGCAATTTATCCAGACAATTCCGGATTCAATTTTTTCCGCTACTCTATGAGCGCATTTCAAATCGTTGGTCCAGATGGAAGCAGCTAATCCATATTTAACTGAGTTAGCCATCATCAAAGCTTCTTCTTCGGTTTCAAATAGAGTTAAAGTAACTACCGGTCCGAAAATTTCTTCCTGTTGTGTCCGGCATTTATAATCCAAACCTTCTATGATCGTTGGTTCAATAAAGAAACCGTTAGCACATCTGCCAGTAAGATTTAATTCATTTCCTCCACAAAGAATTTTTCCACCCTCTTCCTGAGCTAATTGAATGTAAGAAAGAATTTTTTGCTTGTGTTGATGCGAGACAATAGCACCGAGTTGGTTAGAGTCATCGTTCGGATCACCAGTTTTCATAGCCTTTACACGAGCTATAAAGGCATCCTTGAATTTTTGATAAATAGATTTTTGGATAAACACCCGTGAGCCACACAAGCAAATTTCACCTTGGTTTGCAAACGAAGCAGTAACGGTTTGTTTCACCGTTTCTTCAAAATCGCAATCGGCGAAAACAATGGTTGGGTTCTTGCCACCTAATTCTAAGGATAGTTTTTTAAACATAGGCGCAGCCGTTGCTGCAATTTTCTTTCCGGTTTCCGTTCCACCTGTGAAGGAAATGGCTTTTATATCTGTATGTTCGACAATGGCCTGTCCGGCTTTACTACCTAAACCGTGAATGATATTTAAAACTCCTTTGGGTAATCCGGCTTCTACGCAAACCTGTGAAAGCAGATAGGCAGTATAAGGTGTTATCTCGCTTGGTTTGGCTACCACGCAATTACCGGTTGCAATTGCCGGAGCAATTTTCCAACTGAACAAATAAATAGGAAGATTCCAAGGAGAGATACAACCCACCACCCCAATAGGCTGGCGAAGAGTGTAATTAATCCCCGCTCCGGGCATCTGATGACTTTCGGAAGCAAAATGTTGAATGGCGGATGCGTAAAAACGAAAATTGGAGATAGCGCGGGGAATATCTACGGCTCTTGCGAGCTTTAATGTTTTGCCGTTGTCTTTAGACTCGGCGTTTACAAATTCTTCCAGTCTCTTTTCAATCCCGTCGGCTACGCGCATCAAGATCAGCATCCTTTCTTCCAAACTAGTTTTGCTCCATGCTTTGAAAGCATTTTTTGCGGCATCAACAGCCAGTTGCACATCTCGCTCATCAGAATCGGGTATCTGTGAATAAACTTCTCCGCTGGCGGGTTCAAGGTTGTCAAAATATATTTTGGATACCGGCTCAATTAATTCACCGTTGATATAGTTTTTTAGTTGTTCCATTTAATGTATAGTTTGATCTTGGTCAGACAAAGTATTCTATAGACTACTCGTTCTCCCACCATCCACCGGCAGATTGATTCCATTAATATATGCTGCTGCTGGAGAACAAAGAAAAGCGATGACGCTTCCCACTTCATCTGGCTTTCCAAATCTTTTTAAAGGAATGGTTTTCAGCATTTCTTCTTTTATCATATCTGTACTTATACCGGTAGTTTCACTTTTTGCCTGAATGAGGCGTTCATGTCTTTCGGTTTCAGTAGCGCCCGGCAATACATTATTGACGGTGATACCATATTCGCCTAACTCATTTGCCATAGTCTTTGCCCAGTTGGCCACAGCACCTCGAATGGTATTGCTCACTCCAAGATTTGAAAGTGGTTGTTTCACGGAGGTAGATATGACATTGACGATTCGACCGTATCCTTCTTTCTTCATGCCTTCTATAAATAATTGTGTCAGGACATGATTGCAAATCAGGTGCGATTCAAATGCCTTGATAAATTCATCCGCCTGCGCATCCTGAATCTTGCCGGACGAAGGTCCACCAGTGTTGTTCACCAAGATATGATAGGTTTTATTTGTTTTTTTGATGTGACGGGTCACCACACTTTTTACTTTCTCAGGATACTGGTAGTCCGCAGCCACATAATCATGACGTTGATTACCATCCCCAATAAAACTCAAATCAATCAGGCATTGCATTAAAGCAGGCTCGTCCCGACCTACCAATGTCACATTTGCGCCCAGTTTCGCCAGTTCAAATGCTGCCGCTCTGCCAATTCCTTTGCTACTGCCACCGACAAAAGCATTTTTACCCTTTAACTCAAGATTCATGATGTTATGTTAGCGTGTAAAACTAAAATCAATATGCAATTCGATGGAATTAACTCAAGTCGTGCTAGTTGAGAGAGCGATTTGGTTACTCCACACAAAGAAAGTAAATCAGTTCCAGAAAAACCATGGAAAGTAGTTGCCAAACCCATTTGATTTTTCTTGGAAAATAACCAATATCCAACATTTCCGATGTCAGGTACGTTAATACCTACGATATTGAAATGGACAGGGAAAGGAAAAATTAAAATAATACTATTTGCGATGCAACTGGAAAG
This portion of the Bacteroidota bacterium genome encodes:
- a CDS encoding efflux RND transporter permease subunit, with amino-acid sequence MNTERLKELKFTSWCIDNATSIYVFTLIIVFSGFSIYQSLPKELFPDVVVPTISIVTIYPGATPEDIETLITKPIEKQVKGLNGVKKVTSNSLSDVSIMTVEFGTSLDPVVCKQRVTDAVAKGKKDLPNDLKNDPQIQEFDINELPIMNINLAGDFPLDQIKKYAKDLKDRIESMKEITRVDIVGGVDREIQVNVDMYKMTAAGITFMDIENAIQRENLNISGGEVRVDDLRRNLRVTGQFKQPKELENIVIRSFTGTTVFLKDIASVEDWYAEKQDFAQLDHKPVVTLNVVKRSGENLINATDQIYTILDDYQANKFPQGLHVKVTGDTSENTRDQLHELLNTVILGFIFVVFILMFFMGFSNAFFVGLSVPLATLAAFLFMPSLGMTMNVMVLFSLLLALGIVVDDAIVVIENTHRIYNRYDLSIQKSAKYAAGEVFIPVLAGTLTTLAPFFPLLFWPGIVGKFMRNLPVTLIITLGASLFVAFVMNPVFAVSFMSKDDHDSKPKLKDYTKGFVFFGVIAIIAYITKHFGVGNFALLFLLLILFYHFVLRHAITAWQTKLWPKVMRAYRKMLRVFIKGYRPLWVPLGAFALLILSWMVYLSTKPQIEFFPSGNPNFVYVYCKLPMGTDANVTDSVTRLIEQRVYKVIGEDNPDVTSVISNVGLGAGDPQNPDKVATPNKSKVTVAFKKYAQRQKPNTSVWLNKIREEFKSGVSGAEISVEKESHGPPVGKPINIEIIGDDFAELQKLSNKLKGEIDKEGIEGIAELKSDLQISKPEIIIDLDKEKMQREGISLGQVGGELRTALFGKEASKFRDKSEDAPIQLRLRAEDRRHLEQLLNINISYMDMSIGQFRQVPLSSIATTRYDNSISVINRKNQHRLVTLSSDVTDDHSANEIIPQIELIIANMDVPEGYDIKMTGEQEQQKETSDFLGTAFLGALGLMFLILVIQFNSVIKPLIIFTTVLFSLIGIAVGFSITHMKLSIVMSGVGLFALAGIVIRNGILLIEFIDEMRERGSDVEEAVVEGGATRMTPVILTAAAAILGLIPLAVGLNMDFEKLFSEFNPHFYIGGDNVMFWGPLAWTMIFGLVTATFLTLLVVPAIYMLGHKVRTRLKKHMPWIKLL
- a CDS encoding SDR family oxidoreductase translates to MNLELKGKNAFVGGSSKGIGRAAAFELAKLGANVTLVGRDEPALMQCLIDLSFIGDGNQRHDYVAADYQYPEKVKSVVTRHIKKTNKTYHILVNNTGGPSSGKIQDAQADEFIKAFESHLICNHVLTQLFIEGMKKEGYGRIVNVISTSVKQPLSNLGVSNTIRGAVANWAKTMANELGEYGITVNNVLPGATETERHERLIQAKSETTGISTDMIKEEMLKTIPLKRFGKPDEVGSVIAFLCSPAAAYINGINLPVDGGRTSSL
- a CDS encoding aldehyde dehydrogenase yields the protein MEQLKNYINGELIEPVSKIYFDNLEPASGEVYSQIPDSDERDVQLAVDAAKNAFKAWSKTSLEERMLILMRVADGIEKRLEEFVNAESKDNGKTLKLARAVDIPRAISNFRFYASAIQHFASESHQMPGAGINYTLRQPIGVVGCISPWNLPIYLFSWKIAPAIATGNCVVAKPSEITPYTAYLLSQVCVEAGLPKGVLNIIHGLGSKAGQAIVEHTDIKAISFTGGTETGKKIAATAAPMFKKLSLELGGKNPTIVFADCDFEETVKQTVTASFANQGEICLCGSRVFIQKSIYQKFKDAFIARVKAMKTGDPNDDSNQLGAIVSHQHKQKILSYIQLAQEEGGKILCGGNELNLTGRCANGFFIEPTIIEGLDYKCRTQQEEIFGPVVTLTLFETEEEALMMANSVKYGLAASIWTNDLKCAHRVAEKIESGIVWINCWLLRDLRTPFGGMKASGVGRGGWEAMRFFTELKNVCIKTG